Genomic segment of Scomber scombrus chromosome 18, fScoSco1.1, whole genome shotgun sequence:
GCTGGTAGACATTGCTGCGGAAAGGAGCGCTGGGCCTGGCACCAGTGTTGCTGTTGTGTTGCCCGGCACTGCTACCGCTCCTCAAGCCTGGAATGGAAAAGACTGAGATTACTCACTGTGACTCACCACATCACGGTCTCTCTTGAAGAAACAAACACTCGCTGTGTAATGTTGCACCAGAGAAATTTCCTCCTGTGCTTATTCATAGCTACACATGCAGATTTTTCCTGATGTTCTATTACTCACTTTGGCCTACATTCTACCTACAGTCTGTCCACACATATAACGCCTGTctgctctaaaaaaaaattggatgaTACTGTACCTGCAGTGTTCTCGTCACTGTATCCGTAGCCCTGGTTCTCCACAAACTGCCTGTGAGAGAGGGGGATATCTTCATCAAAGCTGGTCTCCCTCATCCGTGTCGAGTTCTGGGAGGTGTCAAAGTAATCCGGGGCAGTGGGCTGTGGCGGAGGTCTCAGGCAGATGTGGGATTCAGGAATGGCGTGGAAGATCAGCAGCAGCCAGCCCTGAGCTACTAAAGCGATGGCCAGTGCCGGGTCATTCCAGTCTGGAGACCTCCCCAGCCAGGCATTGCCATACAGATAGAAGCCCACCCAGGCCACccacagcagcagtgacagcagacagctCACCAGCAGCCAGATGGCATTGCAGCGCCACTGAGGTGTCTTCCCACACAGAGCCAGGGAGGCAGCAGTCAGCGCAGCTAGTAGAAGGGCTAGCACGTAGCTGCAGGCTAGTGAGAAGTCCAGAGGCAGGTACTGACAGGCAGCTCGTCCCTCCCTCAGCACGGTCAGAAGTAGCCATTCGGCAGCGATGATGCCCTGCACAGCACTCAAACCCAGCGCCAGGCCTGTTAGGGCACAGCCACCAGGGCTCCGGCGCTCCCGGCCCAGCCTGCGTAAACGGACACCCTGCACCAGCAAGCAGGAGAAGCAAACAGCAAAAAGGAGACCCCACAAAGCCCTGCGGAGCAGACATAATGACTCATCCTGCTCAATCAGGTAAGCAAAGCTCAGGCCAAACAAACCAAGGATGCCCAGGAGAAGCAGGAGGATGGGTCCAACGCCACTACGCTTCTCAGCCTCACTAATGTGGTGTAAGCGGCACAGCAGGACTAAGGCTAACAAGAGGGCAGCCAGCACCCCACCAGCAGCCACTGACTCGACAGCCACACCCCATATGGAGTCCAGGTCACAGAGGAGGGTGTAGGGACGCACAAGGCCCCAGCCACAGCCTCTTGGGAGATCCTCAGAGTCATCCGAAGCTTGACTGTTGGCACGATGGGTaacagtcagcagcagcaggagaaggacTGGGTGGAACGCCATCTCtgagaaaatcaataaaagagaggaaagaatgagATGATGCAGACAATAAGGGGCAAAGAGGGAATATGGATAAAGTAAAATGAGTTTagagaaagggaagagagaaagagaatgaaaagTGAGTTATTCTGGTCATAAATATTTGGAAAGCAACAAAGCTGAGCAGTCAGTTATTCACTCAGCAATCATCTGCCTGTGAGTGACAAAACAGACAATCAGCCACTGCTGTGTTTTAGAGAGGAAACAAAGGACAGTGGTTCACACAGGGTGAATGACTGAAGCCTtcccaaacacaaaacacacacacgcatcctGTTTCACCAATACTAAGAGCCCTGCTTATTTGTGAACCTTTTAAAGGCTTTAAAGGTTTCA
This window contains:
- the gprc5ba gene encoding G protein-coupled receptor, class C, group 5, member Ba yields the protein MAFHPVLLLLLLTVTHRANSQASDDSEDLPRGCGWGLVRPYTLLCDLDSIWGVAVESVAAGGVLAALLLALVLLCRLHHISEAEKRSGVGPILLLLLGILGLFGLSFAYLIEQDESLCLLRRALWGLLFAVCFSCLLVQGVRLRRLGRERRSPGGCALTGLALGLSAVQGIIAAEWLLLTVLREGRAACQYLPLDFSLACSYVLALLLAALTAASLALCGKTPQWRCNAIWLLVSCLLSLLLWVAWVGFYLYGNAWLGRSPDWNDPALAIALVAQGWLLLIFHAIPESHICLRPPPQPTAPDYFDTSQNSTRMRETSFDEDIPLSHRQFVENQGYGYSDENTAGLRSGSSAGQHNSNTGARPSAPFRSNVYQPTEMTMILNGGAVPSAPPTYTGRQLW